A stretch of the Lolium perenne isolate Kyuss_39 chromosome 3, Kyuss_2.0, whole genome shotgun sequence genome encodes the following:
- the LOC127342398 gene encoding replication protein A 14 kDa subunit, translated as MDMNHPSALVNGDTLKMFVGRKVRTVVKVQRTEGGVLFGQSTDGHQLTIKGALEGVGSHYLEVVGIADNAQSITAEICKDFGENFDAEAFNGLCKVSMDNKVKELFL; from the exons ATGGATATGAACCACCCTTCAGCACTCGTCAATGGGGACACTCTGAAGATGTTTGTGGGGCGGAAAGTGCGCACAGTGGTTAAGGTCCAACGCACTGAAGGCGGAGTTCTTTTTGGGCAGTCGACTGATGGGCATCAACTGACCATCAAAGGTGCCTTAGAAGGCGTTGGATCACATTATCTGGAGGTTGTTGGGATTGCAGACAACGCCCAGtccatcactgctgagatctgcaaAGATTTTGGTGAAAACTTTG ATGCTGAGGCGTTCAATGGGCTGTGCAAGGTTTCAATGGACAACAAGGTGAAGGAACTTTTCCTGTAG
- the LOC127342395 gene encoding uncharacterized protein isoform X3 produces the protein MLLKWKAFASCPVTAIHPFILVLLGIAYIYVPAAAIVAVPSSNCYAFDSDSHLVDFTYMVGTDFEYSEKGSIPSDLVVRLCKDVQRRSQAGFIDFGRFISPRSFLTGSKPFDYIQKFQNGDLAKCETTFEEMGRTAQVNIRCGRCSNEVCKDENGCICSVSYDETMCRVVAELAIPCTKSGPRVFKGFTVGFHPRSSEVVYNGLTQLGFEQPHHGFSFPSEQIHVSLYLSAISSLSVLVGQPTFRVNPTKGLGVMLTGSGANGAKPTVLSPTVLNVNWICEIIRSSPYEVNVSIPVAGYDPIEFTLTKECGYIRERDSDSMSGWATFGIISCIFIVLSSLLCCGGFIYKTHVENQCGLHALPGMNTVSAFLDVVGRPRSGNHASQASWESTSATTPAAQRTNDRKYGTI, from the exons ATGTTGCTCAAATGGAAGGCCTTCGCTTCCTGTCCCGTCACTGCTATTCATCCGTTCATCCTAG TGCTGTTGGGGATTGCATACATCTATGTACCAGCCGCTGCTATTGTTGCTGTTCCAAGTTCCAACTGTTATGCATTCGACAGTGACAGCCACCTTGTTGACTTT ACATACATGGTCGGGACGGATTTTGAGTATAGTGAGAAG GGCTCGATACCATCTGATTTGGTTGTCCGGTTATGCAAAGATGTGCAGAGAAGATCTCAAGCG GGTTTCATTGACTTTGGCCGCTTTATCAGTCCTCGCTCTTTTCTAACCGGTTCAAAGCCTTTTGACTACATTCAG AAGTTTCAGAATGGAGATTTAGCAAAATGCGAAACCACCTTTGAAGAGATGGGACGCACTGCACAG GTAAACATTAGATGTGGACGATGCTCAAATGAAGTATGCAAAG ATGAAAATGGATGCATTTGCAGTGTATCCTATGATGAAACGATGTGCAG GGTGGTTGCTGAACTTGCTATTCCTTGTACTAAAAGTGGCCCAAGAGTTTTTAAGGGTTTCACTGTGGGTTTCCACCCTCGATCATCAGAAGTG GTTTACAATGGATTGACTCAGTTGGGATTCGAACAACCTCATCATGGATTTAG TTTTCCCAGTGAGCAGATTCACGTGTCCCTATATCTTAGCGCCATCTCTTCCCTTTCAGTCCTTGTTGGACAACCTACCTTCAGG GTTAATCCGACAAAAGGGCTTGGTGTTATGCTAACAGGATCAGGGGCCAATGGTGCAAAGCCTACTGTCCTGTCTCCTACAGTTCTGAATGTCAATTGGATAT GTGAAATCATTCGAAGCAGTCCATATGAGGTCAACGTTTCAATCCCAGTGGCGGGCTATGATCCAATCGAATTCACACTTACGAAAGAATGCG GTTACATACGAGAAAGAGACAGTGATTCTATGAGCGGCTGGGCAACATTTGGAATTATTTCTTGCAT ATTCATTGTCTTGTCCAGTCTACTTTGCTGTGGCGGTTTCATCTACAAAACTCACGTGGAGAATCAG TGTGGTTTACATGCACTTCCTGGGATGAACACTGTGTCTGCCTTTTTGGATGTT GTTGGAAGACCAAGAAGCGGAAATCATGCAAGCCAAGCATCATGGGAAAGCACTTCTGCTACTACACCAGCAGCGCAGAGGACAAATGATAGAAAATATGGGACAATATGA
- the LOC127342395 gene encoding uncharacterized protein isoform X1 — protein sequence MPSAFVTVVIFTSPLHSRFPRRRRRARSLRRRRRRHPLPPLTPRRKAPSPSVVGWVGGDTSRLPDFFPFIGMLLKWKAFASCPVTAIHPFILVLLGIAYIYVPAAAIVAVPSSNCYAFDSDSHLVDFTYMVGTDFEYSEKGSIPSDLVVRLCKDVQRRSQAGFIDFGRFISPRSFLTGSKPFDYIQKFQNGDLAKCETTFEEMGRTAQVNIRCGRCSNEVCKDENGCICSVSYDETMCRVVAELAIPCTKSGPRVFKGFTVGFHPRSSEVVYNGLTQLGFEQPHHGFSFPSEQIHVSLYLSAISSLSVLVGQPTFRVNPTKGLGVMLTGSGANGAKPTVLSPTVLNVNWICEIIRSSPYEVNVSIPVAGYDPIEFTLTKECGYIRERDSDSMSGWATFGIISCIFIVLSSLLCCGGFIYKTHVENQCGLHALPGMNTVSAFLDVVGRPRSGNHASQASWESTSATTPAAQRTNDRKYGTI from the exons ATGCCATCGGCTTTTGTAACGGTTGTAATTTTTACTTCCCCACTCCACTCTCGGTTCCCCCGTCGACGCCGACGAGCTCGCTCTCTTCGCCGGCGCCGGAGGAGGCACCCCCTTCCACCGCTCACCCCAAGGCGCAAGGCTCCGAGCCCCTCTGTAGTCGGGTGGGTAGGAGGGGATACATCCAGGCTGCCTGATTTCTTCCCTTTTATTG GAATGTTGCTCAAATGGAAGGCCTTCGCTTCCTGTCCCGTCACTGCTATTCATCCGTTCATCCTAG TGCTGTTGGGGATTGCATACATCTATGTACCAGCCGCTGCTATTGTTGCTGTTCCAAGTTCCAACTGTTATGCATTCGACAGTGACAGCCACCTTGTTGACTTT ACATACATGGTCGGGACGGATTTTGAGTATAGTGAGAAG GGCTCGATACCATCTGATTTGGTTGTCCGGTTATGCAAAGATGTGCAGAGAAGATCTCAAGCG GGTTTCATTGACTTTGGCCGCTTTATCAGTCCTCGCTCTTTTCTAACCGGTTCAAAGCCTTTTGACTACATTCAG AAGTTTCAGAATGGAGATTTAGCAAAATGCGAAACCACCTTTGAAGAGATGGGACGCACTGCACAG GTAAACATTAGATGTGGACGATGCTCAAATGAAGTATGCAAAG ATGAAAATGGATGCATTTGCAGTGTATCCTATGATGAAACGATGTGCAG GGTGGTTGCTGAACTTGCTATTCCTTGTACTAAAAGTGGCCCAAGAGTTTTTAAGGGTTTCACTGTGGGTTTCCACCCTCGATCATCAGAAGTG GTTTACAATGGATTGACTCAGTTGGGATTCGAACAACCTCATCATGGATTTAG TTTTCCCAGTGAGCAGATTCACGTGTCCCTATATCTTAGCGCCATCTCTTCCCTTTCAGTCCTTGTTGGACAACCTACCTTCAGG GTTAATCCGACAAAAGGGCTTGGTGTTATGCTAACAGGATCAGGGGCCAATGGTGCAAAGCCTACTGTCCTGTCTCCTACAGTTCTGAATGTCAATTGGATAT GTGAAATCATTCGAAGCAGTCCATATGAGGTCAACGTTTCAATCCCAGTGGCGGGCTATGATCCAATCGAATTCACACTTACGAAAGAATGCG GTTACATACGAGAAAGAGACAGTGATTCTATGAGCGGCTGGGCAACATTTGGAATTATTTCTTGCAT ATTCATTGTCTTGTCCAGTCTACTTTGCTGTGGCGGTTTCATCTACAAAACTCACGTGGAGAATCAG TGTGGTTTACATGCACTTCCTGGGATGAACACTGTGTCTGCCTTTTTGGATGTT GTTGGAAGACCAAGAAGCGGAAATCATGCAAGCCAAGCATCATGGGAAAGCACTTCTGCTACTACACCAGCAGCGCAGAGGACAAATGATAGAAAATATGGGACAATATGA
- the LOC127342395 gene encoding uncharacterized protein isoform X2: MPSAFVTVVIFTSPLHSRFPRRRRRARSLRRRRRRHPLPPLTPRRKAPSPSVVGWVGGDTSRLPDFFPFIGMLLKWKAFASCPVTAIHPFILVLLGIAYIYVPAAAIVAVPSSNCYAFDSDSHLVDFTYMVGTDFEYSEKGSIPSDLVVRLCKDVQRRSQAGFIDFGRFISPRSFLTGSKPFDYIQKFQNGDLAKCETTFEEMGRTAQVNIRCGRCSNEVCKDENGCICSVSYDETMCRVVAELAIPCTKSGPRVFKGFTVGFHPRSSEVVYNGLTQLGFEQPHHGFSFPSEQIHVSLYLSAISSLSVLVGQPTFRVNPTKGLGVMLTGSGANGAKPTVLSPTVLNVNWICEIIRSSPYEVNVSIPVAGYDPIEFTLTKECGYIRERDSDSMSGWATFGIISCIFIVLSSLLCCGGFIYKTHVENQVGRPRSGNHASQASWESTSATTPAAQRTNDRKYGTI; this comes from the exons ATGCCATCGGCTTTTGTAACGGTTGTAATTTTTACTTCCCCACTCCACTCTCGGTTCCCCCGTCGACGCCGACGAGCTCGCTCTCTTCGCCGGCGCCGGAGGAGGCACCCCCTTCCACCGCTCACCCCAAGGCGCAAGGCTCCGAGCCCCTCTGTAGTCGGGTGGGTAGGAGGGGATACATCCAGGCTGCCTGATTTCTTCCCTTTTATTG GAATGTTGCTCAAATGGAAGGCCTTCGCTTCCTGTCCCGTCACTGCTATTCATCCGTTCATCCTAG TGCTGTTGGGGATTGCATACATCTATGTACCAGCCGCTGCTATTGTTGCTGTTCCAAGTTCCAACTGTTATGCATTCGACAGTGACAGCCACCTTGTTGACTTT ACATACATGGTCGGGACGGATTTTGAGTATAGTGAGAAG GGCTCGATACCATCTGATTTGGTTGTCCGGTTATGCAAAGATGTGCAGAGAAGATCTCAAGCG GGTTTCATTGACTTTGGCCGCTTTATCAGTCCTCGCTCTTTTCTAACCGGTTCAAAGCCTTTTGACTACATTCAG AAGTTTCAGAATGGAGATTTAGCAAAATGCGAAACCACCTTTGAAGAGATGGGACGCACTGCACAG GTAAACATTAGATGTGGACGATGCTCAAATGAAGTATGCAAAG ATGAAAATGGATGCATTTGCAGTGTATCCTATGATGAAACGATGTGCAG GGTGGTTGCTGAACTTGCTATTCCTTGTACTAAAAGTGGCCCAAGAGTTTTTAAGGGTTTCACTGTGGGTTTCCACCCTCGATCATCAGAAGTG GTTTACAATGGATTGACTCAGTTGGGATTCGAACAACCTCATCATGGATTTAG TTTTCCCAGTGAGCAGATTCACGTGTCCCTATATCTTAGCGCCATCTCTTCCCTTTCAGTCCTTGTTGGACAACCTACCTTCAGG GTTAATCCGACAAAAGGGCTTGGTGTTATGCTAACAGGATCAGGGGCCAATGGTGCAAAGCCTACTGTCCTGTCTCCTACAGTTCTGAATGTCAATTGGATAT GTGAAATCATTCGAAGCAGTCCATATGAGGTCAACGTTTCAATCCCAGTGGCGGGCTATGATCCAATCGAATTCACACTTACGAAAGAATGCG GTTACATACGAGAAAGAGACAGTGATTCTATGAGCGGCTGGGCAACATTTGGAATTATTTCTTGCAT ATTCATTGTCTTGTCCAGTCTACTTTGCTGTGGCGGTTTCATCTACAAAACTCACGTGGAGAATCAG GTTGGAAGACCAAGAAGCGGAAATCATGCAAGCCAAGCATCATGGGAAAGCACTTCTGCTACTACACCAGCAGCGCAGAGGACAAATGATAGAAAATATGGGACAATATGA